A DNA window from Acidobacteriota bacterium contains the following coding sequences:
- a CDS encoding DUF4126 domain-containing protein: protein MRAAVSASPEPASNIGLSLAEDGAALILVWFATQYPYVAAAMVLVMLVTIMFIVRWILRRLRTLTGSRVA, encoded by the coding sequence ATGCGTGCGGCGGTCAGCGCATCACCGGAGCCGGCGTCAAACATCGGCTTGAGCCTCGCCGAAGATGGCGCAGCACTGATCCTCGTGTGGTTCGCCACGCAGTATCCCTATGTGGCGGCTGCGATGGTACTCGTGATGCTCGTCACGATCATGTTCATCGTGCGATGGATTCTGCGCCGGCTCAGAACGTTGACCGGGTCACGCGTCGCGTAG
- a CDS encoding HEAT repeat domain-containing protein encodes MTRTRIGLLLAIVALGGCGGAREAVQLPGTAANQRPPLAEVDIVDIALLVKLEDTRQFDEVALARLLQSKHPEVKRRAVVAVGRIADPRGGVLLQPLRRDENPEIVATVAFATGQLKDPAGVAWLAQMLLANPNTGVAFEAARGLGKIRTPEAWKALAQYLTNATRGAATEGVVGEALLSMGRYTTREDLAPIVKWTTPTTSPEVRWRAAWALFRPRNPAAVPHLLKLSEDASPDVRFWAMRGLALPPAPTSTPPPGTAPPVEPAAVVVDRAATAARLRAGTKDTDRRVRTEALRALDGYDDEESFGVVLAALEDPDTWLSVSAAELLGRHKGRVGQVAPRLAAATASSKPAALRLTAFTPLTQLAPPLALDAAATLLRDPSLAIRTSATQALRRMGPIGQQFLDQLATDPTMKDLLIPAAPAAGGRQGGAAAPAHPVPAPTDADYRAIVERWIVPAYNGAPAPRAVWTTPKGEIELELYPGESPLGMEEFVRLTESGAIVGTVFSRVVPNFVAQQATIRGANRLRDEVSRLGLTRGNLAWASSGLDTGRAGYTLGSTPQPHNEGDFTALGRVVRGMDVVDHLDMGDAVTAARMVR; translated from the coding sequence AAGCTCGAAGACACACGGCAGTTTGACGAAGTGGCGCTGGCACGGCTTCTTCAGTCGAAACATCCCGAGGTCAAACGCCGGGCCGTGGTGGCCGTTGGCCGCATCGCCGACCCGCGTGGAGGGGTGTTGCTCCAACCGCTGCGGCGTGACGAGAACCCGGAAATCGTCGCAACCGTCGCCTTCGCGACCGGGCAACTGAAGGACCCTGCGGGTGTCGCCTGGCTGGCACAGATGCTTCTGGCCAACCCCAACACGGGCGTGGCGTTTGAGGCCGCGCGGGGTCTTGGCAAGATCAGGACGCCAGAAGCCTGGAAGGCGCTGGCCCAGTATCTGACCAACGCCACCCGTGGGGCTGCCACAGAGGGGGTGGTGGGTGAGGCGCTCCTGTCGATGGGGCGTTATACAACTCGCGAAGACCTCGCGCCGATCGTCAAGTGGACGACTCCGACGACGAGCCCCGAAGTCCGGTGGCGCGCCGCATGGGCCCTGTTCCGCCCGCGCAATCCAGCCGCCGTGCCGCACCTGCTGAAACTCAGTGAGGATGCGTCACCTGACGTCAGATTCTGGGCTATGCGCGGACTGGCTCTGCCGCCTGCGCCAACGTCGACGCCGCCACCGGGAACGGCACCGCCCGTCGAGCCAGCCGCTGTCGTCGTCGATCGCGCGGCGACCGCAGCACGACTGCGCGCCGGCACGAAAGACACTGACCGGCGCGTGCGCACTGAAGCCCTGCGCGCGCTCGACGGGTACGACGATGAGGAGTCGTTTGGTGTGGTGTTGGCCGCGCTCGAAGACCCGGATACGTGGCTGTCAGTATCGGCCGCCGAACTTCTCGGCCGACACAAGGGTCGCGTGGGCCAGGTAGCGCCGCGGCTGGCCGCCGCGACGGCGTCGTCGAAGCCCGCCGCGCTGCGCCTCACGGCGTTCACGCCGCTCACACAGCTCGCGCCGCCGTTGGCGCTCGACGCCGCCGCCACGCTGTTGCGCGACCCGAGTCTGGCGATTCGCACATCAGCCACCCAGGCGCTGCGGCGCATGGGCCCGATCGGCCAGCAGTTCCTGGACCAGTTGGCCACCGACCCGACCATGAAGGACCTGCTCATCCCGGCTGCCCCCGCGGCTGGCGGACGCCAGGGCGGTGCAGCTGCGCCGGCACACCCCGTGCCTGCGCCCACCGATGCCGACTATCGCGCCATTGTCGAACGCTGGATTGTGCCTGCGTATAACGGCGCTCCCGCGCCCCGCGCGGTGTGGACCACGCCGAAGGGTGAAATCGAGCTGGAGCTCTACCCCGGCGAATCGCCGCTCGGCATGGAGGAGTTTGTCCGCCTCACCGAGTCAGGCGCCATTGTCGGCACGGTGTTCAGTCGTGTGGTGCCGAACTTTGTGGCGCAGCAGGCCACCATTCGCGGCGCCAATCGGCTGCGCGACGAGGTGAGCCGATTGGGGCTGACCCGAGGCAATCTCGCATGGGCGTCGTCCGGCCTCGATACCGGCAGGGCGGGCTACACGCTGGGCAGCACGCCACAGCCACACAACGAGGGCGACTTCACGGCACTTGGTCGCGTGGTGCGCGGCATGGACGTGGTCGATCATCTCGACATGGGTGATGCGGTCACGGCGGCGCGGATGGTGAGGTGA
- a CDS encoding DUF4126 domain-containing protein, whose product MLTSPEHVAAFLVAVCFAAGLNVYGTVAALGLVSRAGLVVLPGDLGIVQSWWVIGACLAMFVIEFVADKVPLVDLVWNVLQTFVRVPVAGLLAYGALPQLDPGWQLAAGAAGSALALLAHSGKPRCVRRSAHHRSRRQTSA is encoded by the coding sequence GTGCTGACGTCCCCTGAACACGTCGCGGCTTTTCTTGTGGCCGTATGTTTTGCCGCAGGCCTGAACGTGTACGGCACCGTTGCGGCGCTCGGGTTGGTGTCGCGCGCCGGGCTTGTGGTGCTGCCCGGTGACCTGGGCATTGTCCAGAGTTGGTGGGTGATCGGCGCCTGCCTCGCGATGTTTGTCATCGAGTTCGTGGCGGACAAAGTGCCGCTGGTCGATTTGGTCTGGAATGTCCTCCAGACATTCGTTCGCGTGCCAGTCGCGGGTTTGCTGGCCTATGGCGCGTTGCCGCAGCTCGACCCGGGTTGGCAACTGGCGGCCGGCGCTGCGGGCTCCGCGCTCGCGCTTCTGGCGCATTCGGGAAAACCACGATGCGTGCGGCGGTCAGCGCATCACCGGAGCCGGCGTCAAACATCGGCTTGA